The segment GCAGACATAAAATCTAATCCCAAAAAGGTTAATACAACAGAGCCAATAATAAAAATAAGCATGTAAATTATGAAAAATGATAAAATATTAAATACAATATTTTTTGGTACAGATTTTTCATCATAACGTACAGGTATAATTGCATTTGGATGCAATGCTTTCTTAAATTCAAGAAAACTATTTTTTAACATTACAATATGTCTCACAACTTTTACCCCACCAGAAGTAGAACCTGCAGAACCTCCTAAAAAGAATAAAGCAAAGAAAATACCTGTAGCAGAGTAGTTCCACATAGTAAAATCTGCACTCACAAAACCTGTTGTAGTAATTACAGAAATTACTTGAAAAAGTGCATGCCTAATAGCACTTTCTGTTTCTCCGTATATTTTAGGATGTGCTAAAACGGTTTGTAAATTTGGATCTTGGTAAAATAATATAATTATTGTTACAATTGCAGAGGCACCTAATACTGCATAAGAATAATATCTAAACTCTTCACTTTGTATTACTTTTTGAACCTTTCCTTTTAGCGCAAAATAGGTAAGTACAAAGTTTGTACCTGCAATAAACATGAATAGTATAATAATGTATTGAACCCAAGGCATTCCATTATAAAAAGAAACACTATCTGCTTTGGTAGAAAAACCACCTGTACTCATTGTAGACATTGCATGGTTTATGGCGTCAAACCAAGTCATTCCGGCAAGTTTTAGAAGTAAGAACTCTAATAGTGTTAAGAAGATATAAATTAAATACAACCTTTTTGCTGTATCCGTAATTCTAGGATGTAATTTATCTGCTGAAGGTCCTGGAGCTTCTGCCATAAATAATTGCATTCCTCCAATTCCTAAAAGTGGTAAAATTGCAATTGTTAAAACAATAATTCCCATTCCACCAATCCAATGTGTTGCACTTCGCCAAAATAAAATTCCTTTTGGCATCGCTTCTATATCTGTAAGAATTGTAGAACCTGTAGTAGAATACCCAGAAACAGTTTCAAAAAAAGCATTTGTAATACTTGGTATTGTTCCTGATAATAAATAAGGCAACATACCCGTAAAAGATAAGGTTAACCATCCTAGGGTTACAATTAAATAACCTTCTTTTTTCTGTATGTTTGTACTTGTTGGTTTGTTAAAAAAGTAAAGCAATAGACCAATAGTTACAGTAATAATTCCTGCATTTAAGATTCCCCATTTTTCTGTTTCTTCATGAAAAAAACTAAAAGGAAATGCAATAAACATAAACAAGCCATTTAAAATAGCTGTAATGCCTAAAAAGCGGAAAATTATTTTTTTATTTAAAGACCTCATCTGTTATTTAAATAGACTTTCTAAGTCTTCTATTGCTTCTGGTAAACAAAACACAATAACTTTATCGCCACTTTCCATTTGAACGTTCCCGTTTGGCATCATTGCTTTTTCGTTTCTAATAAACCCTCCAAAAACGGCTTCTCTTGGAAAATGTAAATCTTTAATAGGTTTCTTAGTAATTCTTGCATTTGGCTGAACTTCAAATTCAAAAACTTCTGCATCTATATTGTGTAAATTAGCAAGCGCTAAAATTTCACCTTTTCTTATATGTCTAAAAATATTACTTGCAGCAATTAGTTTTTTATTTATAAGAGATTCAATTCCTATTGTTTGAGATATATCTATATAATCCATATTCTCAACCAATGCAATTGTCTTTTGAACACCTTTAGATTTTGCCACTAAACAAGACATAATATTGGTTTCAGAATTTCCTGTAACTGCAATAAAAGCATCCATTTCTCTTATATTTTCGTCCTCTAAGAGCTCTAAATCTCTTCCGTCTCCGCAAACAACTAAAGTCTTATTAAGTTCTTCTGCTAAAACTTCTGCTTTCTCTTTATTTTTTTCAATTAATTTTACTTTAAAATTGTCTTTACAAAGGTTTCTTGCAGTTTTTTCTCCGATACTACTTCCGCCAAGGATCATTACATTTTTAATGTGATATTGCTTTTTACCAATAATAGGGTATAAGTCTTTCATGCTATAATTTGGCACACAAAAGTAGACTTGGTCATTTACTTGGTAAGTAGTATCTCCTCTAGGTATAATTGTTTGAGACACGCCTTCTCTTTTAATTGCAATAGTTGTAAAATCTACATTTGTAAATTTTTGTTTTGCTTCTTTTACTGTTAAATCTACTATGGGAGATGTGTATGAAAGAGCTGTTCCCAAAACATTAAAAACACCACTTTCAAAAGCTACAGTATCATTAAATGAAGATTGATGTAACAGCATTTTTATTTCATTTGCTGCTAGTTCTTGTGGAGAAATCATAAAATCTACACCGAATTTTGTAAAATCAACTTCGCAGTTATTTAAAAACTCGGGATTATCTATTCTAGCAATTGTTTTCTTTGCACCTAAAGATTTACCAATAACAGAAATAGTAAAATTTGTGTTTTGACTATCTGTAACAGCAATTAATAAATCTGCTTTATCTATGCCAATTTCTTTTAGTAATTTTATAGAAGTAGCATCACCTTTTTTGGTAATTACATCTAAATGATTGTTGATGTAGTTTAAGCGTTCTCTATCAAAATCTATAATATACGTATCTTGAGATTCGTAAGAAAGAAGTTTAGCTAAGTGAAAACCAACGTCTCCAGCTCCAGCTATTATAATTTTCATATGTTAAATATAGAAATAAGGTACAAAGATATAAAGAGTTGTTGAAGAATGGGTAAAAAAATCTGATTTTTAAAACTTAGAAGAGATTTCGTATTTTTATAAAAAAAGAAAATGGAAAAGCTTACCATTAAATCTTGGGCACTAGATGATAGGCCAAGAGAAAAACTGTTGGCTAAGGGAAAAGCCTCTCTTTCTGATGCTGAATTGATAGCAATACTTATTGGTTCTGGAAACCGACAGGAAAGCGCAGTAGCATTATCTAAAAGAATTTTACAATCTGTAGATGGAAACATCAATGAACTAGCAAGAGTATCCGTAGAAAAATTAACAACTTTTAAAGGAATAGGAGAGGCAAAAGCAATTGCTATTATTACCGCATTAGAAATAGGGAAAAGACGTCAATTAGAAACGGCTTTAGAGAAACCTAAAATTACAAGTAGTAAAGATGTTTTTAATGTAATGCAACCAATTATAGGTGATTTTGAGCATGAAGAGTTTTGGGTATTATTTTTAAATAATTCAAACAAAGTACTCTCAAAAAATCAATTAAGTAAAGGTGGTTTAACAGCAACAGTTGTAGATATAAGAATCCTTTTTAAAAGAGCTTTCGAAATTTCTTCAGTAGCCATAATTGTTTGTCATAATCATCCATCAGGAAAATTACAACCTAGTAATGCTGATAAACAGCTTACTCAGAAAATTAAAGAAGCAGGAACTACTTTAGATATAAAGCTGCTAGATCATTTAATTATTACCGAAAAAGCGTATTTTAGCTTTGCAGACGAAGGATTGTTATAGATTGTGAAAAGTAGTGTTTTTTCAATGTAAACTATAACAAAAAAACTAGCAACTGAGAGAAATGATATTAGTTTATACACATAAAATTACACCAAGAGTTCGTTATATCTTTAAACATATACTTACTCGAACTTTATTAATCCCTGTAGATTTTACTTCTAAAATAGAAGAATTTGTTGCGCATAATGGACCAAAATTAACGTATACAAAAAACCCTTTAGGAAATGAATTCTTTATAAAAAGCAACAATTTACTTTTTGAGCAAGGTGTAAATTATTTAGAAATTAATATCCAAAAATGGGATGACGTTCCTTGTTTTTTTAATGCAGGAGCAAAATCAGCAATTCCTTATGATCTTTTTGCAGCAAGTTTTTACCTTATAACTAGATATGAAGAATATTTACCACATGTAAAAGATATTCATGGACGCTTTACCGCAGAACAAAGTTTAGCATATAAATATCGTTTTTTAGAAAAACCAGTAATAGATATTTGGGCGTATAAATTGTTAGAAGCATTAAAAGAAAAGTTTCCAGATTATGAATATAAAAAACGTTCATATGAATTTATATCTACAGTAGATATTGATAATGCTTATGCTTATAAGTACAAAAGTTTAGTTAGAACTGTTGGAGGTTTTCTAAATGACCTTTTTCAATTTAAGTTTTTAGAACTTTGGAATCGTTTTGCAGTAGTTTTTAAACTAAAAAAAGATCCTTTTGATACATTTGATAAAATTATCAGCCTAAAAAATGAATACAACGTTAGAACTATTTTTTTCTTTTTAATAGGAGATTATACAACTTTTGATACCAATGTTTCTTCCTCCAAAAATAAGTATAGACTGTTAATTAAAGACATGGTAGATTATGCTAGAGTTGGTTTGCATCCTTCTTATTTTACTATGAAAAATATGGGGACTCTTAAGAAAGAAAAAGAACGATTAGAGGGAATAACAAACATGCCTATTTTACGTTCTAGACAACATTATTTACGATTCAATTTACCAGAAACGTATCAGCATTTAATAGATTTAGAAATTTTAGAAGATTATTCTATGGGCTATGCAAGTAATGTTGGTTTTAGAGCAAGCACATGTACTCCTTTTTATTTTTATGATTTAGATTTTGAAATACAAACGCCACTTAAAATATTTCCTTTTGCTTTAATGGATACTACTTTAAATGATTATATGAAGTTAACTCCAAGGCAATCTTTAGGTAGAATTAGAGATTTAAAAAATGAAGTAAAAGCTGTAAACGGAACCTTTATTACGCTATTTCATAATGAAAGTTTAAGCAATTATTTACGTTGGAAAGGTTGGAGAAGGTTGTATGAATCTATGATAAAAATTGCCACATCTTAAAATGATTGAATACGTAAAAAGAAAAGAGCTAGACGTAGAAAAATATAATACATGCGTTCAAAATTCTTTGCAAAGCAATGTCTATGCTTTTTCTTGGTATTTAGATATTGTTTGTGATAATTGGAATGTTTTAGTATTGGGAGATTATGAAACTGTAATGCCAATTCCTTTTCGTAAAAAGTATGGTATTAAATATGTATATCCACCTTTTTGGTTATTACAATTAGGTATTTTTTCTTCGGATAAAGAGCAAGGTATTAATTCTTTTTTAACTGTTTTGTTTGATACATTTAAATCTGTAGAATTAAGACTAAATACTAAAAATTTAAAGATTGAATCTAATAACTTAATTTCTAAACAAATGCAATATTTGTCTTTAGATAAAAATTACGATACAATTTTTAAAGAATACAGAAAAGATAGAAAAAAGGATTTACAGAAAGCAATTAAACAAGATTTAATAGAAAAATGGAATGATAATCCTGAGAAATTAATTAAACTTTTTAAAAACAACGTAGGTAAAAGAACTCCTTATATTGTTGAAAAAGATTATGTAAATTTATTAAGATTAATAAATGAGTGTATTAAGAATAGGGTAGGAGAAGTGCTATCAATTTACGATGCAAATAATAATTTAGTGGCTTCTGGATTTTTTCTTAAAAATAAAGATGAGGTTACTATATTGGTTTCATCTACAGATTTTAAGAATCGAAAAAATGGCGCTAATACTTTTTTAATTGATAGGGCCATTTATAAATATCATAAGAATTTTGAAACCTTTAATTTTGGAGGTTCTTCAATGCAAACAATTGCGAAATATTTTTTAAGTTTTGGGGGTAAATCTGCCGATTATCAGCAGATAAATTATAATAATTTACCTCTTTTATTAAAGCTTTTTAAAAGATAGAATTTATAAATTTCCTGTGTTTTTTTGGTATTTTTTTATTGAATATAATTTTAGTAAAGTCTTCTTTATAAGGCTCTTTTTTCCTAATTACTTTACATGGATTTCCAACAGCAATTGAGTTAGAAGGAATGTCTTTGGTAACAACAGAATTTGCTCCAATAATTACATTGTTTCCAATATTTACTTCAGGTAAAACAGTTGAGTTTGTACCAATCCAAACATTATTTCCAATAGTAATTGGTTTAGCATCTATGTGTTTTCTTAGATTAGAAGAATCATGGTTAGAAGAAATAATAGAAACACTAGGGGCTAACTCAATATTATTACCAAATATAATACCATTATTTGCTTGTATATAATTGTTTAAACCATCACCAGGATCACACATTATTCCTTTTGTAATTTTTTGAGGCGCTAAAACCTTAGATGTAAAATGAACTGGCCATTTCACCTTCGGATTCAAACGAAATAATTTCTGAGGAATTAAATAATGAAAAAACAAAATATAATATCGTTGATATCCATATTTTGGTCTGTAATACTCAGGATACAACCAGTTGATTATCCATCCGAAAATTAAAAAATCTAATT is part of the Polaribacter sp. SA4-10 genome and harbors:
- a CDS encoding TrkH family potassium uptake protein; translated protein: MRSLNKKIIFRFLGITAILNGLFMFIAFPFSFFHEETEKWGILNAGIITVTIGLLLYFFNKPTSTNIQKKEGYLIVTLGWLTLSFTGMLPYLLSGTIPSITNAFFETVSGYSTTGSTILTDIEAMPKGILFWRSATHWIGGMGIIVLTIAILPLLGIGGMQLFMAEAPGPSADKLHPRITDTAKRLYLIYIFLTLLEFLLLKLAGMTWFDAINHAMSTMSTGGFSTKADSVSFYNGMPWVQYIIILFMFIAGTNFVLTYFALKGKVQKVIQSEEFRYYSYAVLGASAIVTIIILFYQDPNLQTVLAHPKIYGETESAIRHALFQVISVITTTGFVSADFTMWNYSATGIFFALFFLGGSAGSTSGGVKVVRHIVMLKNSFLEFKKALHPNAIIPVRYDEKSVPKNIVFNILSFFIIYMLIFIIGSVVLTFLGLDFMSAVGASASSLGNIGPAIGKVSPVDNFNHLTAGAKWFCSFLMLIGRLELFTVLILFTPFFWRKS
- the trkA gene encoding Trk system potassium transporter TrkA; the protein is MKIIIAGAGDVGFHLAKLLSYESQDTYIIDFDRERLNYINNHLDVITKKGDATSIKLLKEIGIDKADLLIAVTDSQNTNFTISVIGKSLGAKKTIARIDNPEFLNNCEVDFTKFGVDFMISPQELAANEIKMLLHQSSFNDTVAFESGVFNVLGTALSYTSPIVDLTVKEAKQKFTNVDFTTIAIKREGVSQTIIPRGDTTYQVNDQVYFCVPNYSMKDLYPIIGKKQYHIKNVMILGGSSIGEKTARNLCKDNFKVKLIEKNKEKAEVLAEELNKTLVVCGDGRDLELLEDENIREMDAFIAVTGNSETNIMSCLVAKSKGVQKTIALVENMDYIDISQTIGIESLINKKLIAASNIFRHIRKGEILALANLHNIDAEVFEFEVQPNARITKKPIKDLHFPREAVFGGFIRNEKAMMPNGNVQMESGDKVIVFCLPEAIEDLESLFK
- the radC gene encoding DNA repair protein RadC, with the protein product MEKLTIKSWALDDRPREKLLAKGKASLSDAELIAILIGSGNRQESAVALSKRILQSVDGNINELARVSVEKLTTFKGIGEAKAIAIITALEIGKRRQLETALEKPKITSSKDVFNVMQPIIGDFEHEEFWVLFLNNSNKVLSKNQLSKGGLTATVVDIRILFKRAFEISSVAIIVCHNHPSGKLQPSNADKQLTQKIKEAGTTLDIKLLDHLIITEKAYFSFADEGLL
- a CDS encoding polysaccharide deacetylase family protein, which translates into the protein MILVYTHKITPRVRYIFKHILTRTLLIPVDFTSKIEEFVAHNGPKLTYTKNPLGNEFFIKSNNLLFEQGVNYLEINIQKWDDVPCFFNAGAKSAIPYDLFAASFYLITRYEEYLPHVKDIHGRFTAEQSLAYKYRFLEKPVIDIWAYKLLEALKEKFPDYEYKKRSYEFISTVDIDNAYAYKYKSLVRTVGGFLNDLFQFKFLELWNRFAVVFKLKKDPFDTFDKIISLKNEYNVRTIFFFLIGDYTTFDTNVSSSKNKYRLLIKDMVDYARVGLHPSYFTMKNMGTLKKEKERLEGITNMPILRSRQHYLRFNLPETYQHLIDLEILEDYSMGYASNVGFRASTCTPFYFYDLDFEIQTPLKIFPFALMDTTLNDYMKLTPRQSLGRIRDLKNEVKAVNGTFITLFHNESLSNYLRWKGWRRLYESMIKIATS
- a CDS encoding DapH/DapD/GlmU-related protein; this translates as MLSKLDFLIFGWIINWLYPEYYRPKYGYQRYYILFFHYLIPQKLFRLNPKVKWPVHFTSKVLAPQKITKGIMCDPGDGLNNYIQANNGIIFGNNIELAPSVSIISSNHDSSNLRKHIDAKPITIGNNVWIGTNSTVLPEVNIGNNVIIGANSVVTKDIPSNSIAVGNPCKVIRKKEPYKEDFTKIIFNKKIPKKHRKFINSIF